The Listeria swaminathanii genome segment ATTAATTGATTTAAAACCACTTGGCTTAACAGGGAAAGCTGCTGAGAAAGTTTTAGATGAAGTTGGTATTACCGTGAACAAAAATACCATCCCATTTGAAACAGAAAGCCCATTTGTAACGAGTGGTATCCGTGTGGGTGTTGCTGCAGTGACAACCCGTGGATTCGATGAAGTTGCGATTGAAAAAGTTGGCGTACTTATTTCAGAAGTGTTGCATAACCTAGAAAATGAAGAAGTTTTAGCAGATGTTAAAGCACGTGTTGCAACTTTAACAAATGAATATCCGCTTTATCCAAGTTTATAAAATAATGATTCCGGTTTTTTCTAATTATAGAGAAAACCGGTTTTTTTCATGTATAGCAAATTAATCCTTGCACTTGTGTCTTGTTCTGATACAATAAGAGAAGGAAATTTTCAATATCAAAGGAGCGAACTAATCGATGGCAAATGTACACGTAATTGATCACCCACTAGTACAACACAAATTAACAATCATTCGAGATAAAAATACGGGAACAAAAGCATTCCGCGAACTTGTAGATGAAGTCGCTACATTAATGGCGTACGAAATTACACGTGATATGGAACTCGAAGACATCCAAGTAGAAACACCACTACAAACAACAACTGCTAAAACACTTACTGGTAAAAAATTAGGTATTGTACCTATTTTAAGAGCTGGTCTTGGTATGCAAGATGGTATTTTAAAACTAATCCCTGCTGCTAAAGTAGGTCATGTAGGTCTTTACCGCGACCATGATACACTTGAACCAGTAGAATATTTTGTAAAACTACCTTCTGACGTGGAAGAACGTCTTTTCATCGTTGTAGATCCAATGCTTGCAACTGGTGGATCCGCGATTATGGCTATCGATTGCTTGAAAAAACGCGGCGCTCGCAACATGAAATTCATGTGTCTAGTAGCTGCTCCTGAAGGCATCAAAGCGCTTCAAGACGCACATCCAGACGTAGAAATCTACGTAGCTGGCTTAGACGAGAAGCTAGACGAAAATGGTTATATCCGTCCAGGCTTAGGAGATGCTGGCGATAGATTATTCGGAACTAAATAATTAACATTCTCCTCGATATAGTGAGATAAGGAATTATAAACAGTGCTGCTTCTGGCAAACTGAAAAATTTTTTGTCGAGCTATTTCTGAGGAGTTTTTTTATAAGGAGGCTCGAAATTGGCTAAAATCAAAGTAATGAGTATCTTTGGTACAAGACCAGAGGCAATAAAAATGGCACCGCTCGTTTTGGCATTAGAAAAAGAACCAGAAACGTTTGAATCAACGGTTGTTATTACAGCTCAACACCGCGAAATGTTGGATCAAGTCTTAGAAATTTTTGATATAAAACCCGATATTGATTTAGATATTATGAAAAAAGGCCAAACCCTAGCCGATATAACTTCACGCGTAATGAACGGAATCAATGAAGTTATCGCCGCGGAGAATCCGGATATCGTTTTAGTTCACGGCGATACAACAACGAGTTTTGCTGCCGGGCTTGCGACATTCTATCAACAAAAAATGCTCGGGCATGTCGAAGCTGGACTTAGAACTTGGAATAAATATTCACCATTTCCAGAAGAAATGAATCGTCAATTAACGGGTGTTATGGCTGATATGCACTTTTCTCCAACCAAACAGGCGAAAGAAAATCTGCTTGCGGAAGGAAAAGATCCGGCTACTATTTTTGTGACTGGAAATACGGCTATTGATGCACTTAAAACGACTGTTCAAAAAGATTATCACCATCCAATCCTAGAAAATCTTGGCGACAATCGTCTAATACTTATGACTGCTCACCGTAGGGAAAATTTAGGCGATCCGATGCAAGGGATGTTCGAAGCAGTTCGTGAAATCGTGGAAAGTCGTGAGGACGTTGAACTTGTTTATCCGATGCATTTGAATCCAGCTGTTAGAGAAAAAGCGACGAAAATTTTAGGTGGGCACGAACGCATTCATTTAATCGAACCACTCGACGCGATTGATTTTCATAATTTCTTGCGCAAGTCTTATCTTGTGTTTACCGATTCAGGTGGCGTCCAAGAAGAAGCACCAGGTATGGGTGTGCCAGTTTTAGTTTTACGTGATACGACCGAGCGTCCAGAAGGAATCGAAGCTGGGACGTTGAAACTAATTGGAACGAATAAAGAAAATCTGATAAAAGAAGCATTAGATTTACTTGATAATAAAGAAAGCCACGATAAAATGGCGCAAGCAGCTAATCCATATGGCGATGGTTTCGCTGCGAACAGAATTTTAGCAGCAATCAAAAGTCAGTTTGATGGAAGCGAACGACCAGAAGATTTTATCGTGTAAAACACAGCGGGAAACTAGGCGTTAAAAGTCTAGTTTTCCTCTTTATTTGGAATGAAAGCGCCTTATTGTTACAGATATGTTACACGCTCGATTTTCACTAGTTCTTTTATGTTACATGTGATAAGATGGTCAATGTTATTAATATAAGAGCCCAAAAAATAGCTTGTTTGTAGCATAGGGATAGAAGACTGCGCTCAGTATTCACTACAATCCCGCCGACGCTAGGTTTGCGTTGACTGAATTGGAATTTATACGGGCACTCTATATCAAAATGCAGCTCATGATAAGTGAGTCCGGCTGTTTTTTCCGTTCTTTTTCTTGGGAAAAGAACTTTCGGTCGCGAAATTTGCGAATAATCGTATCGAATTCTTTTACCAATTATGGTAGAAGTTTTTTTATTTGTGCGAAAGAAAGTTATTGTCGCCTTTTTTGTGAAATATCACACGAACAGGATACAAGTTTTCCCAATGATTACGGAGGTGTTGGTTGCTGTTAAATGGACAAAAATAATTCTGGCGTGGCAATCTAAGAAACAGATAGATTTTGAAATCAAAAAAATCTCAGAAATAATAGGCTATTCTTTTATGGATGGGTCCGATTGTGGTACTATTAGTAATAGATGTACTCACAATTTGTGAAAGTGTATTGACTTTTCTCTTTTGGCTGTTGTATGCTAAGAACTGACACGCTGATAAGGCTTTCATGTGTGTTTGGGATTGGGATGAATTGGGGGAAATGTGCTTGTTTTCACAAACCAAACTTACTCCCTGAGATTTCAAAATGGTCATCTGGAAAGAAAAATCTTTTGAAAAAGAAAGGATTGCGCCCTGAATGTTAGAATCGCTAATCGGCATGTATCATCGTCATCAGAAGTATATGGTTCTTTTTATTGCTATTTGTCTTTGTGGATGGTTTTTAACCCCGTATATACATATTTTCTTGGGACTTAAATTGGGTTTAATCGTCGGCTGGTTCAACTACTGGATATTAATGAGACGAACACAAGCAATGACAAGAGCTTTGGCAGAAAATCGTTCTTTTTATGGAATGGGAATGACGTTACGGATGGGAAGCGTGTTACTTGCTACAATTATAGCGACGCAACTGCCGGAATTTTTTCATGTTTATAGCATGGTAATCGGACTTGGGCTTGCATATGCAATTATTTTTCTAGATTTTTTTGCGTATTCCATGTACCGCAGAAAAAAGTTTTTAAAAAGAGAGGGGTGAACCTAATTGGAAGAGGAATTTCCAACGATAAGCCTATTAGGGATCGACTTTAATCTATCTAATATTTTGATGATTACTGTGACTTGTGTCATCGTTCTTCTAATAGCCATTATCTGTACCAGAAATCTGCAACGCCGTCCTACCGGAAAGCAGAACTTCATTGAATGGGTTATGGATTTTGTCAGAGGTATTATTAATAGTAATATGGATTGGAAAACCGGTGGGAGATTCCATGTGCTTGGTATTACGATATTAATGTTTGTCTTCGTTGCCAACATGCTAGGACTACCATTACAAATCGCAGTAAACGATGAAGTATGGTGGCGTTCACCTACAGCGGATCCAATTGTCACATTAACACTTGCGATAATGGTTCTTGGCTTAACGCATTACTACGGTATTAAAATGCGTGGTTTCAAGCACTACTTTGTTGGTACTTACTTGAGTCCAATGAAATTTTTATTCCCACTAAAATTAGTAGAAGAATTTGCTAATACATTAACGCTTGGTTTACGTCTTTACGGTAATATTTTTGCCGGGGAAGTTTTGTTAACCATTATTGCTACTCAACTTGCACATATTAATATATTTGTAGGTGTTCTTGCGATAATTCCAGCGATTATATGGCAGGCGTTCTCACTCTTTATTGGGGCAATTCAAGCGTACATTTTCACTATGCTGACAATGGTTTACATGTCACATAAGGTCAGTGACGAACATTAAACTAACTTTCAATTAAGTCACTTATAAAAGTAATAAAAAATAATTTTAAGAAAAATTAGGAGGATAATTATATGTCTTTAGGTGTTATTGCAGCTGCTATTGCTGTTGGATTAGGTGCATTAGGTGCGGGTATTGGTAATGGTCTTATCGTATCAAAAACTGTCGAGGGTGTTGCGCGTCAACCAGAAGCGCGTTCTATGCTTCAATCAATCATGTTCGTTGGTGTTGCGTTAGTTGAGGCCCTTCCTATCATCGCTGTTGTTATTGCGTTCATGGTTCTTAATAAATAATTTGAAGGAAGTTGAGGAAATAAAACCTCATCTCTTTCGTTTTGAACGAATAATTCAAGCGAATGTATAGAAAGGAGTGAAACTGGCGTGTTACAACCACATTTAGTAATTGGTTCCGCATTTACGTTTGGTGATGCATTCTTTACACTTTTTGCTTTCGCGATTTTGCTAGTTTTAATCCGAATTTATGCTTGGAAACCGCTTATGGGTATTATGAAAGAGCGTGAAGAGCATATTGGTTCTGAAATTGATGCTGCAGAAGAAAACCGCGCTCAATCAGAAAAATTACTTGCTGAACAAAAAAGTGTTTTACAACAAGCTCGTATTGAATCTCAAACAATGATTGAGAACGCAAAACAACTTGGTGAAAAAGAACGCGAAGAAATTGTCAAAACTGCTAGACGTGAATCAGAACGTATAAAAGAAGAAGCAAAATCCGATATTGCACGTGAAAAAGAAGATGCTATTTCTGCTCTTCGCGAACAAGTCGGTTCCTTATCTGTTCTTATTGCATCGAAAGTCATCGAAAAAAATCTGGATGAAAAAGAACAATCTAACCTTATCCAAGATTATATCGAAAGGCTAGGGGATGACAAATGAGTAAAGATTTGGAAGTTGCAGGTCGCTATGCCAATGCGCTTTTTCAAGTAGCTCAAGATAAAGATTTAGTGGACGTTTTTTCAGAAGAATTAACTGAATTAAAAGCGGCCTTGAAAGCTAATAAAGATTTTGTAAAACTACTTGAAAATCCTACTTTCACGACCGAGCAAAAGAAAAATCTTGCCAGCGCTGTTTTTGAAAAAATCAATCCGACATTAAGAGATTTTATTTATCTTTTAATCGACCGTAGCAGAGAAGATTATCTTTCTGTTATTGCGGACGTTTACCAAAAACGCGTAAATGACTTGCGAGGAGTTGCGGATGCAGATGTTTATTCTGTTGTCCCACTTTCTGAACAAGAACTTACGGCGCTCTCGAGAGTATTTGCTACGAAAATGAACAAAACAAAATTAAACATTCAAAATCACATTGATAAATCCCTTCTTGGTGGAGTCAAAGTGGTTATTGGAACCCGTATATATGATGACAGTCTAAAAACGAAATTAAAGGACATGGAACGGCAAATTAAAGCCTAGTTTCCGTTTAACGAGGGGTGAAATCAATGAGCATTAAGGCTGAAGAGATCAGCTCAATCATAAAACAGCAGATTGAAAATTATCATTCTGAACTAAAAGTGAGTGATGTTGGTACGGTTACCTACATTGGTGACGGTATTGCGCGTGCTCATGGACTCGATAATGCAATGGCTGGTGAATTGCTAGAGTTCTCAAATGGTGTAATGGGTATGGCCCAAAACTTAGAAACAAATGATGTTGGTATCATTATTCTAGGCCCTTACACAGAAATCCGCGAAGGCGATGAAGTTCGTCGTACCGGTAAAATCATGGAAGTTCCTGTTGGCGAAGCGCTTATTGGGCGTGTAGTTAACTCATTAGGTCAACCAGTTGATGGTTTAGGCCCAATTGAAACAACTGGAACTCGTCCGATTGAAGCCGTAGCACCTGGTGTTATGCAACGTCAATCGGTAAACGAACCATTACAAACAGGTATTAAAGCGATTGATGCACTTGTTCCTATTGGTCGTGGTCAACGTGAGTTAATCATTGGTGACCGCCAAACTGGTAAAACATCTGTAGCAATTGATACTATTTTAAACCAAGCTGACCAAGACATGATTTGTATTTATGTTGCTATCGGTCAAAAAGAATCTACTGTTCGTAATGCCGTAGAAACTTTACGTCATCACGGTGCGTTAGATTACACCATCGTAGTAACTGCTGCTGCATCACAACCGGCGCCACTTCTTTACTTGGCTCCTTATGCTGGTGTTGCAATGGCTGAAGAATTCATGTATAACGGCAAACACGTTTTAGTCGTATATGATGATTTATCCAAACAAGCAGCTGCTTACCGTGAGCTGTCCCTATTACTTCGTCGTCCTCCAGGTCGTGAAGCATATCCAGGGGATGTTTTCTACTTGCACTCCCGTTTACTTGAACGTGCTGCAAAATTAAATGATAGCCTAGGTGGCGGATCCATTACGGCTCTTCCATTCGTAGAAACACAAGCCGGAGATATCTCTGCTTATATTCCTACAAACGTTATCTCTATTACAGACGGACAAATCTTCTTGCAATCTGATTTATTCTTCTCCGGAGTACGTCCAGCGATTAACGCCGGTCTTTCTGTATCCCGTGTAGGTGGATCAGCGCAAATTAAAGCAATGAAAACAGTTGCCGGAACACTTCGTCTAGACCTTGCCGCTTACCGTGAGCTAGAATCTTTCTCACAATTCGGTTCTGACCTAGATGCAGCTACTCGTGCGAAACTAGAACGTGGTAAACGTACAGTAGAAGTTCTAAAACAAGATTTGCACAAACCTTTGAAAGTTGAAAAACAAGTATTGATTCTTTATGCACTTGTTCATAAATATCTGGATGATGTACCAGTTCATGATGTACTGCGTTTTGAGTCCGAAATGAATACATGGTTTGATCATAATCACCCAGAGCTTTTGGAAGAAATTCGTACAACGAAAAAACTTCCTGACGAAGCGAAACTTGAAGCAGCATTAAAAGAATTTAAAAATACATTTGTTCCTTCTGAAGAAAAATAATTTAGACTCGGAATAAATTCAAAGGTGGTGAAAATCTTTGGCATCTTTAATCGATATTAAACAACGAATAACTTCTACGCGTAAAACAAGTCAAATTACAAAAGCAATGCAAATGGTATCAGCAGCAAAACTAGGTCGTGCGGAATCTAATGCTCGTTCATATGAGCCCTACGTTTCTAAAATTAAAGACGTAGTAACACATGTTGCTGGCACTGGTAACAGTAGCGATCATCCAATGCTTGTATCTAGACCTGTTCACCGTACTGGTTATATCGTACTTACTTCTGATACTGGACTTGCCGGTTCTTACAATAGTTCCGTAATCAAAGAAGTATTCCAAGAAATTAATAAAAAGCATACGTCAAGTGATGAATATGCAATAATCACTGTAGGTAGATCTGCTCGTGACTTCTTCAAAGCGCGTCAAATGAACGTGGTTTTAGAAGTACAAGGTATTACAGATCATCCGATATTTGCGGAAATTAAAGATATTGCTAGTAACACAGTTCAAATGTTTGAAGATGGTGTTTATGACGAGGTTTTCATTTATTATAATCACCATATCAATTCTATTTCCAGCGAACTAAGAAAAGAGCAATTATTGCCACTGACAGAATTTCACGAAAAAGGCCAAGAAACAGATGTAGACCTTACTACATATGAATTTGAGCCTTCCGAACAAGAAATTCTTGAAGTACTACTACCGCAATATGTGGAAAGCCTAATTTTCGGAGCACTTCTGGATGCCAAAGCCGCTGAACATGCTGCTCGTATGACTGCCATGAGAAGCGCGACAGACAATGCATCCGATTTAATCAGTGACTTATCACTACAATATAACCGTGCTCGCCAAGCTGCGATCACGCAAGAAATTACCGAAATCGTCGGAGGAGCAGCCGCACTCGAATAGAAGTCGGCGTTTCTTGTAACGTCCCTATAAATGGGAAGGTAAGTGAGGAGGAAAAATTGCATGTCTAAAGGACAAGTAATCCAAGTTATGGGTCCAGTTGTAGACGTTAAATTTGAAGGTGGAGACCTACCTGAAATCTACAACGCCCTAGTTATTGAATATAAATCTGATGCAGAAGAAGCACCAACTAGCCAACTTACTTTAGAAGTAGCCATCCAATTAGGTGATGACGTTGTGCGTACAATCGCAATGGCATCAACAGATGGTGTTCAAAGAGGTATGGGAGTTATTGATACTGGAAGCCCAATTACAGTTCCAGTTGGTACAGTAACTCTTGGTCGTGTATTTAATGTATTAGGAAACACCATCGATTTGGACGAACCACTTCCAAGCGATATTAAACGTAATAAAATTCACCGCGAAGCTCCAACTTTCGATCAATTAGCAACAACAACTGAAATTCTTGAAACAGGAATTAAAGTAGTTGACTTGCTTGCGCCTTACTTAAAAGGTGGTAAAATCGGATTGTTCGGTGGTGCGGGTGTTGGTAAAACCGTTCTAATTCAAGAACTTATCCATAATATCGCACAAGAACACGGTGGTATTTCAGTGTTCGCAGGCGTTGGAGAACGTACTCGTGAAGGGAACGACCTTTACTTTGAAATGAAAGATTCTGGCGTTATCGAAAAAACAGCCATGGTATTCGGTCAAATGAATGAGCCACCGGGTGCGCGTATGCGTGTAGCCCTAACTGGTTTAACAATTGCTGAATATTTCCGTGATGAAGAACACCAAGATGTACTTCTTTTCATTGATAATATTTTCCGTTTCACACAAGCTGGTTCAGAGGTTTCGGCTTTACTAGGTCGTATGCCATCTGCAGTAGGTTACCAACCAACTCTAGCTACTGAAATGGGACAATTACAAGAACGTATTACATCTACTAACGTTGGTTCTGTTACTTCTATCCAAGCAATTTATGTACCAGCCGATGATTATACTGACCCGGCTCCGGCTACAACTTTCGCCCATTTAGATGCAACAACTAACTTGGAACGTAAATTAACTGAACAAGGTATTTATCCAGCGGTAGATCCACTTGCTTCTACATCTCGTGCGCTTTCTCCTGACATTGTTGGGGAAGAACACTATGCAGTAGCAACGGAAGTACAACGCTTATTGCAACGATATAAAGAATTACAAGATATCATCGCAATCCTAGGTATGGATGAGTTATCTGACGAAGATAAACAATCCGTTTCCCGTGCGCGTCGTGTACAATTCTTCTTATCGCAGAATTTCCATGTTGCAGAACAATTTACAGGCCAAAAAGGTTCTTATGTCCCTGTTAAAGAAACAGTTAAAGGATTTAAAGACTTATTAGCCGGAAAATACGACCATATTCCAGAAGATGCATTCCGTTCAGTTGGACGCATTGAGGATGTTCTTGAAAAAGCAAAAGACATGGGCGTTGAAGTCTGATAAAAACAGGAGGAAATACGTATGGGTTCATTAAATGTTAGTATTGTTACTCCAGACGGCCCTGTTTATGAAGGCGTTGCTCAAATGGTTATTGCTAGAACAAAAGCAGGTGAACTCGGTATTTTACCTGGCCATGTTCCACTAGTCGCTCCACTTAAAATCGACATCGTTCGTTTAAAAGTAGAGTCTGGTGAGGAATGGGTCGCTGTCAATGGTGGCTTTATGGAAGTAAACGGTGAAGAAGTTAATATTCTCGCGGATACTGCTGAACGCGAACAAGATATCGATATTGATCGCGCTGAAAAGGCAAAAGAACGCGCAGAAGACGAACTTAGCCGAGCAAAAGAACAAAAAGTGGACGAAGTAATGGCTCAACTAGCGCTACAAAGGGCTATCAACAGAATTCACGCAAAAGAACATAATTAATAATCTTTCACTTCCTGGTATTCGTGCCAGGAAGTTTTTTTATATACTCATAAGTGTATTAACTGTTTTTTCCTAGCTGTATTTGTTAAAATGAATAGTAGCGAAATATGAGGAGCGAACACATGTATAATATTATTATGGAATCACCATATGTCATCATCATTTCACATTTACTATTTATTGTTATTACTTTCTGGGCATTACAAGCTATTAACTATGAAAAATTCATCAAGAAAAATCATGTAACACAAGCTAGATTATTATTTGTAATCATTTCAATAGTCTTAGGTTATACATTAAGCAACTTTTTCTTGGATTATTTAGCAGCCTCAAAACAGTTAATTAATTTTTTTGGTTAATAAAGTACTATAATAGTAAAAAATTAATAGAAGTTTATAACAACTTTAATATTACGTTAAAATCAGTTGATATTATAGGGTGATAAGTGGTAGAATTACTAAGATATGTTTTAATTTAAATTTTGATTAATAAAATTCGATAAATGATTTAGTTATTAGTAACGCGGAGGGGTTCTTTTTGGAAAAAATTATTGTACGCGGTGGAAAACAGTTAAATGGTTCTGTGAAAATGGAAGGTGCCAAAAATGCTGTATTACCGGTAATAGCTGCTACATTACTTGCGAGTAAAGGTACTAGCGTATTAAAAAATGTCCCAAATTTGTCTGATGTATTCACAATTAATGAGGTTCTTAAATATCTAAATGCAGACGTTTCTTTTGTAAATGATGAAGTAACAGTTGATGCAACAGGAGAAATTACTTCTGATGCACCTTTTGAGTACGTTCGTAAAATGCGTGCTTCTATTGTTGTAATGGGACCACTTTTAGCTCGTACTGGTTCTGCACGTGTAGCTTTACCAGGTGGATGTGCAATTGGTTCAAGACCTGTTGATTTACATTTAAAAGGTTTCGAAGCAATGGGTGCAGTAGTGAAAATTGAAAATGGTTATATTGAAGCAACTGCTGAAAAATTAGTAGGCGCTAAAGTATACTTAGACTTCCCTAGTGTGGGAGCAACTCAAAATATTATGATGGCTGCAACTTTAGCAGAAGGTACAACAGTAATTGAAAACGTTGCTCGTGAACCTGAAATTGTTGATTTAGCCAATTTCCTTAATCAAATGGGTGCTAGAGTTATTGGTGCGGGAACAGAAGTCATTAGAATTGAAGGAGTTAAAGAACTAACTGCTACTGAACATTCTATTATTCCTGACCGTATTGAAGCTGGAACATTCATGATTGCCGCTGCGATTACAGGCGGAAATGTTTTAATTGAAGATGCAGTTCCTGAACATATTAGTTCATTAATTGCTAAACTTGAAGAAATGGGCGTTCAAATCATTGAAGAAGATAACGGTATTCGTGTTATCGGTCCTGACAAATTAAAAGCTGTGGATGTTAAGACTATGCCACACCCAGGATTCCCAACTGATATGCAATCACAAATGATGGTAATTCAAATGTTGAGCGAAGGCACAAGCATTATGACAGAAACTGTCTTTGAAAATCGTTTCATGCATGTAGAAGAAATGCGCAGAATGAATGCTGATATGAAAATTGAAGGACATTCTGTTATTATTTCTGGTCCTGCTAAATTGCAAGGAGCAGAAGTTGCGGCAACAGATTTACGTGCAGCAGCAGCGCTTATCCTGGCTGGTCTAGTGGCGGATGGCTATACACAAGTGACTGAGTTGAAATACCTTGATCGCGGCTATAATAATTTCCACGGAAAACTACAAGCGCTTGGAGCGGATGTTGAACGTGTAGATGATTCCAAAATCGATGTAACAAACTTAGCTTCGTTATTCTAATTTCAAATGTTAAAAACCGTATCTTTTGGATGCGGTTTTTTTATTTATCGTAAAAAAACCACGTTGTTCTAAAATTTACATTCCAGCCTTCCATAAATTATGCTATAATTCAGAATGAGATGTAAAATTAGGTGTACACCACGAAAGGAGTTAAAGTATAAATGGCAAAAGATGTTGGTATCGATTTAGGTACAGCCAATGTATTAATTCATGTTAAAGGAAGAGGAATCGTTGTTAACGAACCTGCAGTTGTCGCTGTGAACAATAAGACAGGGCAAGTTCTAGCCGTTGGATCAGAAGCAAGAGATATGGTTGGTAGAACTCCGGGAGATATTACGGCAATTAAACCAATGAAAGATGGGGTTATTGCTGATTTTGATATTGTTCAAGAAATGCTGCGTTTCTTTATACAAAAACTAAATTTAAAAACCTTTTTTTCACGGCCACGTATTTTAATTTGTTGTCCAACGAATATTACTTCTGTCGAGCAAAAAGCAATTCGAGAAGTTGCTGAAAAAAGTGGTGGAAAGCAAGTATTCCTAGAAGAAGAACCTAAAGTTGCAGCTATTGGTGCTGGAATGGATATTTTCGAGCCTTCTGGTAATATGATTATTGACATTGGTGGAGGTACTGCGGACGTTGCTGTTTTATCCATGGGTGATATCGTAACTAGTCAATCAGTAAAAGTTGCTGGTAATAAATGGGATGCAGATATTTTAAACTATGTGAAACGTAAATATAACGTACTTATTGGTGAAAGAACTGCTGAAAATATTAAAGTTACAATCGGTACTGCTAGTCAAGGCGCTAAAGAAGAAAAAATGGAAATTCGTGGTAGAGATTTAGTGAGTGGTTTACCTAAAACAATTTCGATTACAAGTTCTGAAGTAGAAGAAGCTATCCATGATTCATTACACCTAATGGTACTAGCTGCTAGACAAGTTCTGGAACAAACACCTCCTGAGCTTTCAGCGGATATTATTGATAGAGGAATCATCATGACTGGTGGCGGATCGTTACTACATGGTTTAGACGAGTTAATGTCCGAGCAATTAAAGGTTCCAGTTTTAATTACAGAGAATCCTTTAGATGTAGTAGCACTTGGTACTGGCATTTTACTTGACTCACTTACAAATAAAAAACGTAATAAATTCTAAAGTTGAATTTGGGGGATGTATATGTTAGATATTAAAAAAATCAAAGAAATCTTACCTCATCGTTATCCATTTTTATTAGTAGATAGAGTTATTTCTGTTGAAGAAGGAAAAAAAGTTACTGCTATAAAGAATGTAACGGTAAATGAAGAATTCTTTAACGGACATTTTCCGGAGTACCCGGTAATGCCGGGCGTACTAATAGTAGAAGCACTAGCACAAACAAGTGGAATTGCAATGATGCAAAGTGAAGCAAACAAAGGAAAGATTGGCTTATTTGCTGGAATTGATGGCTGTCGTTTTAAACGTCAAGTTGTCCCAGGAGATCAACTATTACTTGAAGCTGAAATTACTCGTATGAGAGGCGCAATCGCAAAAGCAAAAGTGAAAGCAACAGTTGAAGGCGATTTGGTTTGTGAAGCTGAAATTATGTTTGCTCTATCTGATTTACCTAAATAAAAAGATTGGCACTGAAGCCCAAATGGGTTTTAGTGCTTTTTTCATGTTCTCAGAATAGCATGGTTTTAAAAAGGTTACAAAGTACTAAAATGACATTTCCGGGTAAATTACCCCCATGAAACAGTGTTTTTCTATTAGGAGAAAATGGCCTTTTGTGTGAGTTAGACCTAGTGAAAATGCAGTTTTAGCAATTTTACAAAGAAAATTTTATCCAATATAATCGCTATACACCAA includes the following:
- a CDS encoding ATP synthase subunit I, translating into MLESLIGMYHRHQKYMVLFIAICLCGWFLTPYIHIFLGLKLGLIVGWFNYWILMRRTQAMTRALAENRSFYGMGMTLRMGSVLLATIIATQLPEFFHVYSMVIGLGLAYAIIFLDFFAYSMYRRKKFLKREG
- a CDS encoding F0F1 ATP synthase subunit delta: MSKDLEVAGRYANALFQVAQDKDLVDVFSEELTELKAALKANKDFVKLLENPTFTTEQKKNLASAVFEKINPTLRDFIYLLIDRSREDYLSVIADVYQKRVNDLRGVADADVYSVVPLSEQELTALSRVFATKMNKTKLNIQNHIDKSLLGGVKVVIGTRIYDDSLKTKLKDMERQIKA
- the atpF gene encoding F0F1 ATP synthase subunit B, yielding MLQPHLVIGSAFTFGDAFFTLFAFAILLVLIRIYAWKPLMGIMKEREEHIGSEIDAAEENRAQSEKLLAEQKSVLQQARIESQTMIENAKQLGEKEREEIVKTARRESERIKEEAKSDIAREKEDAISALREQVGSLSVLIASKVIEKNLDEKEQSNLIQDYIERLGDDK
- the wecB gene encoding non-hydrolyzing UDP-N-acetylglucosamine 2-epimerase; this encodes MAKIKVMSIFGTRPEAIKMAPLVLALEKEPETFESTVVITAQHREMLDQVLEIFDIKPDIDLDIMKKGQTLADITSRVMNGINEVIAAENPDIVLVHGDTTTSFAAGLATFYQQKMLGHVEAGLRTWNKYSPFPEEMNRQLTGVMADMHFSPTKQAKENLLAEGKDPATIFVTGNTAIDALKTTVQKDYHHPILENLGDNRLILMTAHRRENLGDPMQGMFEAVREIVESREDVELVYPMHLNPAVREKATKILGGHERIHLIEPLDAIDFHNFLRKSYLVFTDSGGVQEEAPGMGVPVLVLRDTTERPEGIEAGTLKLIGTNKENLIKEALDLLDNKESHDKMAQAANPYGDGFAANRILAAIKSQFDGSERPEDFIV
- the atpE gene encoding F0F1 ATP synthase subunit C; this translates as MSLGVIAAAIAVGLGALGAGIGNGLIVSKTVEGVARQPEARSMLQSIMFVGVALVEALPIIAVVIAFMVLNK
- the atpA gene encoding F0F1 ATP synthase subunit alpha; translation: MSIKAEEISSIIKQQIENYHSELKVSDVGTVTYIGDGIARAHGLDNAMAGELLEFSNGVMGMAQNLETNDVGIIILGPYTEIREGDEVRRTGKIMEVPVGEALIGRVVNSLGQPVDGLGPIETTGTRPIEAVAPGVMQRQSVNEPLQTGIKAIDALVPIGRGQRELIIGDRQTGKTSVAIDTILNQADQDMICIYVAIGQKESTVRNAVETLRHHGALDYTIVVTAAASQPAPLLYLAPYAGVAMAEEFMYNGKHVLVVYDDLSKQAAAYRELSLLLRRPPGREAYPGDVFYLHSRLLERAAKLNDSLGGGSITALPFVETQAGDISAYIPTNVISITDGQIFLQSDLFFSGVRPAINAGLSVSRVGGSAQIKAMKTVAGTLRLDLAAYRELESFSQFGSDLDAATRAKLERGKRTVEVLKQDLHKPLKVEKQVLILYALVHKYLDDVPVHDVLRFESEMNTWFDHNHPELLEEIRTTKKLPDEAKLEAALKEFKNTFVPSEEK
- the atpB gene encoding F0F1 ATP synthase subunit A, with protein sequence MEEEFPTISLLGIDFNLSNILMITVTCVIVLLIAIICTRNLQRRPTGKQNFIEWVMDFVRGIINSNMDWKTGGRFHVLGITILMFVFVANMLGLPLQIAVNDEVWWRSPTADPIVTLTLAIMVLGLTHYYGIKMRGFKHYFVGTYLSPMKFLFPLKLVEEFANTLTLGLRLYGNIFAGEVLLTIIATQLAHINIFVGVLAIIPAIIWQAFSLFIGAIQAYIFTMLTMVYMSHKVSDEH
- the upp gene encoding uracil phosphoribosyltransferase yields the protein MANVHVIDHPLVQHKLTIIRDKNTGTKAFRELVDEVATLMAYEITRDMELEDIQVETPLQTTTAKTLTGKKLGIVPILRAGLGMQDGILKLIPAAKVGHVGLYRDHDTLEPVEYFVKLPSDVEERLFIVVDPMLATGGSAIMAIDCLKKRGARNMKFMCLVAAPEGIKALQDAHPDVEIYVAGLDEKLDENGYIRPGLGDAGDRLFGTK